The following proteins come from a genomic window of Loxodonta africana isolate mLoxAfr1 chromosome 19, mLoxAfr1.hap2, whole genome shotgun sequence:
- the NOC4L gene encoding nucleolar complex protein 4 homolog isoform X2: MEGHRGAGGAGRVLGRLLEAVLGSRGEANAVFDILAALQSEDPEEIQEAVRICSRLFGALLERGDLFVGRLPSEEAVMTGSQGATRKYKVWMRHRYRSCCNRLGELLAHPSFQVKEVALGTLMKFVQLEGSHPLEKPKWEGNYLFPRELFKLVMEGLLSVEEDRALLLSQFQEYLEYDDVRYHTMQEATGAVARATDGRAEVPLAFWNNAFTLLSAVSLPCREGGTPSYYVKYAEPSDKWKVAHLKEHRKAFQLMWLSFLKHKLPVSLYKKVLVIMRDSILPHLAQPTLMMDFLTSAYDIGGAISLLALNGLFVLIHQHNLHLPAYLVAAFAKRLSRLALTAPPEALLMVLPFICNLLRRHPACRVLIHRPQDPELDMDPYDPGEQDPARSHALESSLWELQALQKHYHPEVSKAASVINQVLCVPETSIAPLLELTPYEVFERDLKKKVPEPVPLEFIPPAGLLGRQEDLCAQYFSLS, encoded by the exons aTGGAGGGGCATCGCGGCGCCGGGGGCGCGGGCCGGGTGCTGGGCCGCCTGCTGGAGGCGGTGCTGGGGAGTCGCGGCGAGGCCAACGCCGTGTTCGACATCCTGGCGGCGCTGCAG TCTGAAGACCCGGAGGAGATCCAGGAAGCGGTCCGCATATGCAGCCGCCTCTTCGGGGCTTTGCTGGAGCGGGGAGACCTGTTTGTGGGCCGACTGCCCTCTGAGGAGGCGGTCATGACAG GGTCCCAGGGAGCCACACGCAAGTACAAGGTGTGGATGCGGCACCGCTACCGCAGCTGCTGCAACCGCCTGGGCGAGCTTCTGGCCCACCCCTCCTTCCAGGTCAAG GAGGTGGCCCTTGGTACACTCATGAAGTTTGTGCAGTTAGAAGGTTCACACCCCCTGGAGAAACCCAAGTGGGAGGGCAACTATCTGTTCCCTCGTGAACTTTTCAAG CTGGTGATGGAAGGCCTGCTCTCAGTGGAGGAGGACCGCGCCCTGCTCCTCTCCCAGTTCCAGGAGTACCTGGAGTACGACGATGTCCGCTACCACACAATGCAAGAGGCCACAGGGGCCGTGGCCAGGGCGACTGATGGACGAGCCGAG GTGCCTCTCGCCTTCTGGAACAATGCCTTCACGCTGTTGTCTGCCGTGAGCCTGCCTTGCCGGGAGGGTGGCACCCCTAGCTACTATGTGAAGTATGCTG AGCCGTCAGACAAGTGGAAGGTGGCACATCTGAAG GAGCACAGGAAAGCCTTCCAGCTCATGTGGCTCAGCTTCCTAAAGCACAAG CTGCCTGTCAGCCTCTACAAGAAGGTGTTGGTGATCATGCGTGACTCCATCCTGCCACACTTGGCGCAGCCCACGCTCATGATGGATTTCCTCACCAGCGCCTACGATATCG GGGGTGCCATCAGCCTCTTGGCCCTGAACGGACTTTTCGTCCTGATCCATCAGCACAACCT CCACCTTCCTGCCTATCTGGTGGCCGCCTTTGCCAAGCGCCTGTCCCGCCTGGCGCTCACAGCACCCCCCGAGGCCCTACTCATGGTCCTGCCCTTCATCTGCAACCTGCTGCGCCGGCACCCCGCCTGCCGCGTCCTCATACACCGCCCCCAGGACCCTG AGCTGGACATGGACCCCTATGACCCCGGAGAGCAGGATCCTGCCAGGAGCCATGCCCTCGAGAGCTCACTGTGGGAGCTACAG GCTCTGCAGAAGCACTACCACCCTGAGGTATCCAAGGCTGCTAGTGTCATCAACCAGGTGCTGTGTGTCCCTGAGACCAGCATCGCCCCACTGCTGGAGCTCACGCCCTATGAA GTCTTCGAGCGTGACCTGAAGAAGAAGGTTCCGGAGCCAGTACCACTGGAGTTCATCCCACCGGCGGGCCTGCTGGGCCGCCAGGAGGACCTCTGTGCCCAGTACTTCTCACTCAGCTGA
- the NOC4L gene encoding nucleolar complex protein 4 homolog isoform X3, giving the protein MEGHRGAGGAGRVLGRLLEAVLGSRGEANAVFDILAALQSEDPEEIQEAVRICSRLFGALLERGDLFVGRLPSEEAVMTGSQGATRKYKVWMRHRYRSCCNRLGELLAHPSFQVKEVALGTLMKFVQLEGSHPLEKPKWEGNYLFPRELFKLVMEGLLSVEEDRALLLSQFQEYLEYDDVRYHTMQEATGAVARATDGRAEVPLAFWNNAFTLLSAVSLPCREGGTPSYYVKYAEPSDKWKVAHLKEHRKAFQLMWLSFLKHKLPVSLYKKVLVIMRDSILPHLAQPTLMMDFLTSAYDIGGAISLLALNGLFVLIHQHNLEYPDFYRKLYSLLEPSVFHVKYRARFFHLADLFLSSSHLPAYLVAAFAKRLSRLALTAPPEALLMVLPFICNLLRRHPACRVLIHRPQDPELDMDPYDPGEQDPARSHALESSLWELQVFERDLKKKVPEPVPLEFIPPAGLLGRQEDLCAQYFSLS; this is encoded by the exons aTGGAGGGGCATCGCGGCGCCGGGGGCGCGGGCCGGGTGCTGGGCCGCCTGCTGGAGGCGGTGCTGGGGAGTCGCGGCGAGGCCAACGCCGTGTTCGACATCCTGGCGGCGCTGCAG TCTGAAGACCCGGAGGAGATCCAGGAAGCGGTCCGCATATGCAGCCGCCTCTTCGGGGCTTTGCTGGAGCGGGGAGACCTGTTTGTGGGCCGACTGCCCTCTGAGGAGGCGGTCATGACAG GGTCCCAGGGAGCCACACGCAAGTACAAGGTGTGGATGCGGCACCGCTACCGCAGCTGCTGCAACCGCCTGGGCGAGCTTCTGGCCCACCCCTCCTTCCAGGTCAAG GAGGTGGCCCTTGGTACACTCATGAAGTTTGTGCAGTTAGAAGGTTCACACCCCCTGGAGAAACCCAAGTGGGAGGGCAACTATCTGTTCCCTCGTGAACTTTTCAAG CTGGTGATGGAAGGCCTGCTCTCAGTGGAGGAGGACCGCGCCCTGCTCCTCTCCCAGTTCCAGGAGTACCTGGAGTACGACGATGTCCGCTACCACACAATGCAAGAGGCCACAGGGGCCGTGGCCAGGGCGACTGATGGACGAGCCGAG GTGCCTCTCGCCTTCTGGAACAATGCCTTCACGCTGTTGTCTGCCGTGAGCCTGCCTTGCCGGGAGGGTGGCACCCCTAGCTACTATGTGAAGTATGCTG AGCCGTCAGACAAGTGGAAGGTGGCACATCTGAAG GAGCACAGGAAAGCCTTCCAGCTCATGTGGCTCAGCTTCCTAAAGCACAAG CTGCCTGTCAGCCTCTACAAGAAGGTGTTGGTGATCATGCGTGACTCCATCCTGCCACACTTGGCGCAGCCCACGCTCATGATGGATTTCCTCACCAGCGCCTACGATATCG GGGGTGCCATCAGCCTCTTGGCCCTGAACGGACTTTTCGTCCTGATCCATCAGCACAACCT GGAGTATCCTGATTTCTACCGGAAGCTCTACAGTCTTCTGGAGCCATCTGTCTTCCACGTCAAATACCGAGCCCGCTTTTTCCACCTGGCAgacctattcttgtcttcttc CCACCTTCCTGCCTATCTGGTGGCCGCCTTTGCCAAGCGCCTGTCCCGCCTGGCGCTCACAGCACCCCCCGAGGCCCTACTCATGGTCCTGCCCTTCATCTGCAACCTGCTGCGCCGGCACCCCGCCTGCCGCGTCCTCATACACCGCCCCCAGGACCCTG AGCTGGACATGGACCCCTATGACCCCGGAGAGCAGGATCCTGCCAGGAGCCATGCCCTCGAGAGCTCACTGTGGGAGCTACAG GTCTTCGAGCGTGACCTGAAGAAGAAGGTTCCGGAGCCAGTACCACTGGAGTTCATCCCACCGGCGGGCCTGCTGGGCCGCCAGGAGGACCTCTGTGCCCAGTACTTCTCACTCAGCTGA
- the NOC4L gene encoding nucleolar complex protein 4 homolog isoform X1: MEGHRGAGGAGRVLGRLLEAVLGSRGEANAVFDILAALQSEDPEEIQEAVRICSRLFGALLERGDLFVGRLPSEEAVMTGSQGATRKYKVWMRHRYRSCCNRLGELLAHPSFQVKEVALGTLMKFVQLEGSHPLEKPKWEGNYLFPRELFKLVMEGLLSVEEDRALLLSQFQEYLEYDDVRYHTMQEATGAVARATDGRAEVPLAFWNNAFTLLSAVSLPCREGGTPSYYVKYAEPSDKWKVAHLKEHRKAFQLMWLSFLKHKLPVSLYKKVLVIMRDSILPHLAQPTLMMDFLTSAYDIGGAISLLALNGLFVLIHQHNLEYPDFYRKLYSLLEPSVFHVKYRARFFHLADLFLSSSHLPAYLVAAFAKRLSRLALTAPPEALLMVLPFICNLLRRHPACRVLIHRPQDPELDMDPYDPGEQDPARSHALESSLWELQALQKHYHPEVSKAASVINQVLCVPETSIAPLLELTPYEVFERDLKKKVPEPVPLEFIPPAGLLGRQEDLCAQYFSLS; the protein is encoded by the exons aTGGAGGGGCATCGCGGCGCCGGGGGCGCGGGCCGGGTGCTGGGCCGCCTGCTGGAGGCGGTGCTGGGGAGTCGCGGCGAGGCCAACGCCGTGTTCGACATCCTGGCGGCGCTGCAG TCTGAAGACCCGGAGGAGATCCAGGAAGCGGTCCGCATATGCAGCCGCCTCTTCGGGGCTTTGCTGGAGCGGGGAGACCTGTTTGTGGGCCGACTGCCCTCTGAGGAGGCGGTCATGACAG GGTCCCAGGGAGCCACACGCAAGTACAAGGTGTGGATGCGGCACCGCTACCGCAGCTGCTGCAACCGCCTGGGCGAGCTTCTGGCCCACCCCTCCTTCCAGGTCAAG GAGGTGGCCCTTGGTACACTCATGAAGTTTGTGCAGTTAGAAGGTTCACACCCCCTGGAGAAACCCAAGTGGGAGGGCAACTATCTGTTCCCTCGTGAACTTTTCAAG CTGGTGATGGAAGGCCTGCTCTCAGTGGAGGAGGACCGCGCCCTGCTCCTCTCCCAGTTCCAGGAGTACCTGGAGTACGACGATGTCCGCTACCACACAATGCAAGAGGCCACAGGGGCCGTGGCCAGGGCGACTGATGGACGAGCCGAG GTGCCTCTCGCCTTCTGGAACAATGCCTTCACGCTGTTGTCTGCCGTGAGCCTGCCTTGCCGGGAGGGTGGCACCCCTAGCTACTATGTGAAGTATGCTG AGCCGTCAGACAAGTGGAAGGTGGCACATCTGAAG GAGCACAGGAAAGCCTTCCAGCTCATGTGGCTCAGCTTCCTAAAGCACAAG CTGCCTGTCAGCCTCTACAAGAAGGTGTTGGTGATCATGCGTGACTCCATCCTGCCACACTTGGCGCAGCCCACGCTCATGATGGATTTCCTCACCAGCGCCTACGATATCG GGGGTGCCATCAGCCTCTTGGCCCTGAACGGACTTTTCGTCCTGATCCATCAGCACAACCT GGAGTATCCTGATTTCTACCGGAAGCTCTACAGTCTTCTGGAGCCATCTGTCTTCCACGTCAAATACCGAGCCCGCTTTTTCCACCTGGCAgacctattcttgtcttcttc CCACCTTCCTGCCTATCTGGTGGCCGCCTTTGCCAAGCGCCTGTCCCGCCTGGCGCTCACAGCACCCCCCGAGGCCCTACTCATGGTCCTGCCCTTCATCTGCAACCTGCTGCGCCGGCACCCCGCCTGCCGCGTCCTCATACACCGCCCCCAGGACCCTG AGCTGGACATGGACCCCTATGACCCCGGAGAGCAGGATCCTGCCAGGAGCCATGCCCTCGAGAGCTCACTGTGGGAGCTACAG GCTCTGCAGAAGCACTACCACCCTGAGGTATCCAAGGCTGCTAGTGTCATCAACCAGGTGCTGTGTGTCCCTGAGACCAGCATCGCCCCACTGCTGGAGCTCACGCCCTATGAA GTCTTCGAGCGTGACCTGAAGAAGAAGGTTCCGGAGCCAGTACCACTGGAGTTCATCCCACCGGCGGGCCTGCTGGGCCGCCAGGAGGACCTCTGTGCCCAGTACTTCTCACTCAGCTGA
- the NOC4L gene encoding nucleolar complex protein 4 homolog isoform X5, which yields MTGSQGATRKYKVWMRHRYRSCCNRLGELLAHPSFQVKEVALGTLMKFVQLEGSHPLEKPKWEGNYLFPRELFKLVMEGLLSVEEDRALLLSQFQEYLEYDDVRYHTMQEATGAVARATDGRAEVPLAFWNNAFTLLSAVSLPCREGGTPSYYVKYAEPSDKWKVAHLKEHRKAFQLMWLSFLKHKLPVSLYKKVLVIMRDSILPHLAQPTLMMDFLTSAYDIGGAISLLALNGLFVLIHQHNLEYPDFYRKLYSLLEPSVFHVKYRARFFHLADLFLSSSHLPAYLVAAFAKRLSRLALTAPPEALLMVLPFICNLLRRHPACRVLIHRPQDPELDMDPYDPGEQDPARSHALESSLWELQALQKHYHPEVSKAASVINQVLCVPETSIAPLLELTPYEVFERDLKKKVPEPVPLEFIPPAGLLGRQEDLCAQYFSLS from the exons ATGACAG GGTCCCAGGGAGCCACACGCAAGTACAAGGTGTGGATGCGGCACCGCTACCGCAGCTGCTGCAACCGCCTGGGCGAGCTTCTGGCCCACCCCTCCTTCCAGGTCAAG GAGGTGGCCCTTGGTACACTCATGAAGTTTGTGCAGTTAGAAGGTTCACACCCCCTGGAGAAACCCAAGTGGGAGGGCAACTATCTGTTCCCTCGTGAACTTTTCAAG CTGGTGATGGAAGGCCTGCTCTCAGTGGAGGAGGACCGCGCCCTGCTCCTCTCCCAGTTCCAGGAGTACCTGGAGTACGACGATGTCCGCTACCACACAATGCAAGAGGCCACAGGGGCCGTGGCCAGGGCGACTGATGGACGAGCCGAG GTGCCTCTCGCCTTCTGGAACAATGCCTTCACGCTGTTGTCTGCCGTGAGCCTGCCTTGCCGGGAGGGTGGCACCCCTAGCTACTATGTGAAGTATGCTG AGCCGTCAGACAAGTGGAAGGTGGCACATCTGAAG GAGCACAGGAAAGCCTTCCAGCTCATGTGGCTCAGCTTCCTAAAGCACAAG CTGCCTGTCAGCCTCTACAAGAAGGTGTTGGTGATCATGCGTGACTCCATCCTGCCACACTTGGCGCAGCCCACGCTCATGATGGATTTCCTCACCAGCGCCTACGATATCG GGGGTGCCATCAGCCTCTTGGCCCTGAACGGACTTTTCGTCCTGATCCATCAGCACAACCT GGAGTATCCTGATTTCTACCGGAAGCTCTACAGTCTTCTGGAGCCATCTGTCTTCCACGTCAAATACCGAGCCCGCTTTTTCCACCTGGCAgacctattcttgtcttcttc CCACCTTCCTGCCTATCTGGTGGCCGCCTTTGCCAAGCGCCTGTCCCGCCTGGCGCTCACAGCACCCCCCGAGGCCCTACTCATGGTCCTGCCCTTCATCTGCAACCTGCTGCGCCGGCACCCCGCCTGCCGCGTCCTCATACACCGCCCCCAGGACCCTG AGCTGGACATGGACCCCTATGACCCCGGAGAGCAGGATCCTGCCAGGAGCCATGCCCTCGAGAGCTCACTGTGGGAGCTACAG GCTCTGCAGAAGCACTACCACCCTGAGGTATCCAAGGCTGCTAGTGTCATCAACCAGGTGCTGTGTGTCCCTGAGACCAGCATCGCCCCACTGCTGGAGCTCACGCCCTATGAA GTCTTCGAGCGTGACCTGAAGAAGAAGGTTCCGGAGCCAGTACCACTGGAGTTCATCCCACCGGCGGGCCTGCTGGGCCGCCAGGAGGACCTCTGTGCCCAGTACTTCTCACTCAGCTGA
- the NOC4L gene encoding nucleolar complex protein 4 homolog isoform X4 — protein sequence MEGHRGAGGAGRVLGRLLEAVLGSRGEANAVFDILAALQSEDPEEIQEAVRICSRLFGALLERGDLFVGRLPSEEAVMTGSQGATRKYKVWMRHRYRSCCNRLGELLAHPSFQVKEVALGTLMKFVQLEGSHPLEKPKWEGNYLFPRELFKLVMEGLLSVEEDRALLLSQFQEYLEYDDVRYHTMQEATGAVARATDGRAEVPLAFWNNAFTLLSAVSLPCREGGTPSYYVKYAEPSDKWKVAHLKEHRKAFQLMWLSFLKHKLPVSLYKKVLVIMRDSILPHLAQPTLMMDFLTSAYDIGGAISLLALNGLFVLIHQHNLEYPDFYRKLYSLLEPSVFHVKYRARFFHLADLFLSSSHLPAYLVAAFAKRLSRLALTAPPEALLMVLPFICNLLRRHPACRVLIHRPQDPELDMDPYDPGEQDPARSHALESSLWELQMRP from the exons aTGGAGGGGCATCGCGGCGCCGGGGGCGCGGGCCGGGTGCTGGGCCGCCTGCTGGAGGCGGTGCTGGGGAGTCGCGGCGAGGCCAACGCCGTGTTCGACATCCTGGCGGCGCTGCAG TCTGAAGACCCGGAGGAGATCCAGGAAGCGGTCCGCATATGCAGCCGCCTCTTCGGGGCTTTGCTGGAGCGGGGAGACCTGTTTGTGGGCCGACTGCCCTCTGAGGAGGCGGTCATGACAG GGTCCCAGGGAGCCACACGCAAGTACAAGGTGTGGATGCGGCACCGCTACCGCAGCTGCTGCAACCGCCTGGGCGAGCTTCTGGCCCACCCCTCCTTCCAGGTCAAG GAGGTGGCCCTTGGTACACTCATGAAGTTTGTGCAGTTAGAAGGTTCACACCCCCTGGAGAAACCCAAGTGGGAGGGCAACTATCTGTTCCCTCGTGAACTTTTCAAG CTGGTGATGGAAGGCCTGCTCTCAGTGGAGGAGGACCGCGCCCTGCTCCTCTCCCAGTTCCAGGAGTACCTGGAGTACGACGATGTCCGCTACCACACAATGCAAGAGGCCACAGGGGCCGTGGCCAGGGCGACTGATGGACGAGCCGAG GTGCCTCTCGCCTTCTGGAACAATGCCTTCACGCTGTTGTCTGCCGTGAGCCTGCCTTGCCGGGAGGGTGGCACCCCTAGCTACTATGTGAAGTATGCTG AGCCGTCAGACAAGTGGAAGGTGGCACATCTGAAG GAGCACAGGAAAGCCTTCCAGCTCATGTGGCTCAGCTTCCTAAAGCACAAG CTGCCTGTCAGCCTCTACAAGAAGGTGTTGGTGATCATGCGTGACTCCATCCTGCCACACTTGGCGCAGCCCACGCTCATGATGGATTTCCTCACCAGCGCCTACGATATCG GGGGTGCCATCAGCCTCTTGGCCCTGAACGGACTTTTCGTCCTGATCCATCAGCACAACCT GGAGTATCCTGATTTCTACCGGAAGCTCTACAGTCTTCTGGAGCCATCTGTCTTCCACGTCAAATACCGAGCCCGCTTTTTCCACCTGGCAgacctattcttgtcttcttc CCACCTTCCTGCCTATCTGGTGGCCGCCTTTGCCAAGCGCCTGTCCCGCCTGGCGCTCACAGCACCCCCCGAGGCCCTACTCATGGTCCTGCCCTTCATCTGCAACCTGCTGCGCCGGCACCCCGCCTGCCGCGTCCTCATACACCGCCCCCAGGACCCTG AGCTGGACATGGACCCCTATGACCCCGGAGAGCAGGATCCTGCCAGGAGCCATGCCCTCGAGAGCTCACTGTGGGAGCTACAG ATGAGGCCCTGA